GTGACCGGCCTTGTCCACCCCGAACTCGTCCTTCACCAGGGCGGGTTCCAGATACGGCAGCCCGTAGAAGGCCACGTCGCCATGGGTGTCCGCGAGCACCACCGGTGTCCCGCATGCCGCGGGCTCTGTGCGCAGATGGATGCCCGCGCGGTCGATGAGGCCCGCGCCCACGCCGAGTCGACGGGCGGAGTCGTGGTTCCCGGAGATCATCACCGTGGGCACACCGAGGTCGGCCAGCCGGTGCAGGGCGTCGTCGAACAGCTCGACCGCGGCGAGCGGCGGCACCGCCCGGTCGTACACGTCTCCCGACACGACCACGGCGTCCACGCCGCGCTCACGCACGGTGGTGACGAGATGGCCGATGAACTCGGCCTGCGCCCCGAGCATGTTGACGCGGTGGAACGCCCGGCCGAGATGCCAGTCGGAAGTGTGCAGCAGTCGCATGATCCCCGAGACTAACGGCCGGGTCTGACATCACGGGCGGTTACCGGCCTTTCAGGCATCGCCATAGGCCTCTCCACCCAGTTCGAACCCGGCCGTCCCGGCGGTGACGTCGGCGAGCCAGGCCTCGAAGGCCGGGACGTCCGCGTCCGGCAGTCCGATCTCGATCGTGACCGCCTCGGCGTAGCGCACGTCGCGTACCTCGCGGCCGGTCGAGCGGAGGTCGTTCTCGAGCTTGCCGGCGCGCTGGTGGTCGACGGTGACCGTGGCGAGGCGGAAGCGGCGGCGGGTGATCGTGCCGAGGACGTCCAGGGCCTCGCCGACCGCTCCGCCGTACGCGCGGATGAGACCGCCCGCGCCGAGCTTGACGCCGCCGTAGTAGCGGGTGACGACGGCGACGGCGTACCGCATGTCGCGGCGCAGCAGCATCTGGAGCATGGGGACGCCCGCGGTGCCGCCGGGTTCGCCGTCGTCGCTCGCCTTCTGGATCGCCGCGTCGGCGCCGATGACGTAGGCGAAGCAGTTGTGGGTGGCGTCGGTGTGCTCCTTGCGGACGGAGGCGATGAAGTCCTGCGCCTCCCGCTCCGTGGCCGCGGGGGCGAGGGCGCACAGGAAGCGCGAGCGGTTGACCTCGGTCTCGTGCACGCCCGCGTGGGCGACTGTGCGGTACTCGTCCGGCATCCGGCCACCCTATGCGGACCGTGCCGGCTCGCCCGCCCCGGAGGTGCGGGCGGCGATGTGGTGAAGATCGCGCCACGGGGCGATCACCGCATGACCGGCACACCGGCGGCGGGCTCGGACGGCGATGTCAGGGCCCGCTGCCGGCAGTGGCGCTGGAAGGACCAGGCGAGCGGACCGCGCGGCACTCGGGGGCCGCGGCCATGGGTGCGCGTCGGCTGGTCAGAGTTCTCCCAGGCCAGGAAGCCCGGGCCGTCGGGGGTGAGGACCGGGACCCATGCCTCGTCGGCCTCGGCGAGGCGGGACTCGTCCAGGACGAGGGGGCTGGGCCAGGTGTCGTCGCGGTCGGCGGAGCCGTAGAGGTGGACGGCGACCGCCTTCCTGAGTCTGGCCAGGAGCTCATGCGGCCATTCCAGGCCGCGCGAACCCCATCCCTTCAGCTCCCGCACGAAGATCTGCTTCAGCTCGTGGTCGAGATCCCGCCCGAACACGGGGATCGGATAGCCCTCCTGCTCGTAGGGCACACAGCCGTGTCCTCCGCCCTGGGTCCGGTAGACCACGCCGGTCGGCGCCGCGACGACCACGAACATCCAGCCCTGACCGGTTCCGGTGCCGTCGGGGTCGAGGAAGACGTACCGCTTGGGCTCGGTCACTCCTTCTTGCCCCTTGCCACCGTCACCGCGGTCAGCAGGGCCGTGCCGGGGAGGAGGGCCTCCCAGCCGGTGCCGCGCCAGGTCAGTACCGCGATGGCGGAGGTGGGGAACTTCACGTGGACGCGTTCCAGGGTGTCGTCCAGGCCGTCGCCCGCCAGACCGAGGACGAGCTCCTCCAGACCGGGGTTGTGGCCGACCAGCAGCAGCGTCTCGACCTCGGCGGGCACCTCGTGCACGACGTCCAGCAGTTCGGCCGCGTCGGCGCCGTAGAGGCGCTCGTCGTGCCGGACGGGTGGCGGGGTGCCCCACTGGGCGGAGGCGAGGTCCCAGGTCTGGCGGGCGCGGACGGCGGTGGAACACAGCGCGAGGTCGGGCAGGAAGTCGGCCTCGACGAGCGCGCGGCCCGCGGCGGGTGCGTCCCGGCGGCCGCGCGGGGCCAGTGGGCGCCGGTGGTCGGGGACGCCCTCGGGCCAGGCGGACTTGGCGTGTCGCAGCACGACAAGGCGGCGCAGCGGCCCCGCCCCGGCGCGCGCGATCACGCGAAAGTTCCCAGCTCGCGGGTCAGTTCCAGACCGAGGAGCCGGTCGGCGTAGGCGTACGTCTCGAAGCGGGCGCCCTCCGGGAGGTCGGAGGCCTCGACCCGGCGCAGGACGCGCAGCACCCCGGGGATGTCCAGATCGTCCTCCCAGGCGGTACGCAGCTCTCCGCGGATGTCCTCGGGGACCGCCTTCGACGGATTGCGCGCCCATCCGGCGACGGCCCGACGCCAGCGTACGAGCGTGTCGTGGGCCTCCGACACGGCGGCCGCGTCGAGCCGTACGGGCAGGCCACGGCGGTGGGACAGCAACGCCAGCCGCAGCACACCGGGGTCGGTGTCCGCCGGGGAACCCGTGACCGGCGCGACGGCGAGCCGCACCCCGTCGGGTGTCGCCCCACCCTCGGCGACCACATGGACGACCTGCGGCCCGCCCGCTCCCGGGCCGCTGTCCCGGCCGTCCTCGAAGGGCCGGATGCCGAGCGCCGCGGCGCCCGCCCGTAGCTCCGCCCGGTCCCGTTCGGCGCTGAGCAGTGACCAGACCGGTGTACCCCCGATCTCCAGGGCGCGGGCGAGGACGTCGGCGACGAGCAGCACGCGCAGGGCGGTGCCGTCGTACCCGGGCACATGGGCCTCGACGCGGGTCGGGCCACGGCGGGCAGGGACGGGGTCGCCGGTTCGGGCGTCGATGATGTGCAGCACGCAGTGAGCGTAGGCGGGGTCGGTCTCGCGCGCAGTCAGGTGGCGCGGATTCCGGTCACGGGAATCCCGGTGCCCGGTCCGCTGTTGTCGCGCACATCAGCACTGGCAGGACTTTCAAGGAGGCCGAGCGTGTACGGCGACCCAGCAACGATCCGCAAGATCCTCACCGAGAGCGGCGACACCTGGGCGATCGTGGGCCTGTCGTCGAACCAGCGGCGCGCGGCCTACGGTGTCGCGGACGTGCTCCAGCGGTACGGCAAGCGCATCGTGCCCGTGCACCCCAAGGCGGAGACGGTCCACGGCGAGCAGGGCTACCCCTCGCTGGAGGCGATCCCCTTCGACGTCGACGTCGTGGACGTGTTCGTCAACAGCGACCTCGCCGGTGCCGTCGCCGACGAGGCGGTCGCGAAGGGCGCCAAGGCCGTCTGGTACCAGCTCGGAGTGATCGACGAGGCCGCGTACGAGCGCACCCGGGCCGCCGGTCTGGAGATGGTCATGGACCGCTGCCCGGCCATCGAGATCCCGCGGCTCGGCTGACCGGCCGGAGTTCCCGACTACCCCTGCCCCTCGCACGCGTTGATGTAGTACAGCTCGATCTCCACCCGGTCCGCCGAACCCCCGGACCAGAACGGTCGTGTGCCGACGTTCCCCCCGCAGAAGGCCTGGGGGCGCTCGGACTGGAGGATGCGGTTCACGTCCTCCGCGAGGTCCGTCGCCGCTCCCAGCTGGGCCTGCGGGGCCACTCCGAACGTGATGACCATGCCGATGCGGCGGTCGTCGCCGCTCTTGCGGATCTCCTTGTCCAGGGCCGCGACGACCTTCTTGCGGTCGGCCGCGTTCAGGGTGCCCCTGCCGGAGGCGCGCCCGGTCGCCCCCGAGGACAGGGAGACGGCGAAGGTGTGCCGCTTGGGGTCCAGTCCGAGCGGACCCTTGGCGGTCCGGGAGGGGGAGGGCGAGGCGCCGGTGGGCGAGGCGGACGGTTTGGGGGTCCTGCCGGTGCCGGACGCCTCGTCCGTGCCGTCGGAGGCGACCATGCCGAGCACGACGAGGAACAGCACCAGGAACAGGTCCGCGAAGAGCCAGCCCGCGAGGTGGCGCGGGGCGACGCCGGTGCCCGTGGGGCGTCTCCTCATCCGTGGTCCTGTCCGTACCAGTCGTCGCCGGGGCGGCGCGGCGGCGGTGTCCCGGCCCCGCCGTCCGGCCGGGGAGTCCCGGGCGGGGGCTGCGGGCTGCCGCCGGCGTGCCCGTTCCCCCGTCCGCCGTTGTGGGAGCCGTTGGACAGGCCGTCGGAGTTCGACATCGGCAGCGGGCCGTAGCCGCCCGGCCGGTCGTTCTGGAGCAGGGCGAGCACCCGTTCCAGGGCGTCCATGTAGGAGTACATCCGCTCGCTGTTGTCATTGAGGAGCTGCATGGCCACGCCGACCTTGCGGGTGGTCTCCGAGACCTCGTCGGCGACCGTGGCGTGCACCCGGTTGGCCTCCTGGGAGCTGCCGGCGGCCTTGCGCAGTTCAGCGAGCAGCCGGGTGAGGGCTTCCCGGGTCGCCGTCTCGTCGGCGCGCAGGTCCTCGCGCATCCGGGCGAAGTCGCGCAGCAGCTGGTGCGGCACGGTCAGGGAGCGGCCCATCGCGCCCAACTCGCCCGCCGACTCGGTCCACTTGTCGATCGCGGTGACGAACCTGCTCTCCGGGCCGGGCTCGAAGATCTTCTCCATCCGGTCGGCGCTGTCCGACATCGTGCGGGAGAGTTCCGCGGTGCTGCGGGTGATGTCCCGTGCGATGCCGACGAGTTGGCCCGCGGGCACGGCCTGTGCCTCCAGCACCGCGTGCTTGGCGAGCTCCATGGTGAGGACGGCCAGCTGTCCGGCGACCCGGCCGCGCAGCCGCTCGCGGGAGGCGTCGCGCTCGGCGGCCCATTCGAGGCGTTGCAGCCACAGGGTCGCGAGGACCACCCCGCCGATGAGGACGACGACAAGGAGCACCGCGGTACCGCCGAGGCCCGAGGACCACAGCGTCAGGAAGTTGGTGCCCTTCGGGGCGTCCTCGAAGTCCCGGAACGCGAACCACAGGGACAGCCACGTCAGGACGATGGGCAGGAAGACCGCCACGTCCCGGAGCGTGGACACGATGGCGATGAGCCCGCTCTTGCTCGCCGGTTCGTCCGGCACCAGGGTGTCGGGCGGATAGGCGTGCAGCAGGTCGACGCCGGACAGGGCACGCCCGCCGGCCCGGGCGTCGTCGGCGATCCAGGTCAGCACCGAGCGCCCGGGGCTGTCCTCGGGGCACTCGCCGGCCAGGTCCGCCAGCCGGTCGGCGGCCGTGCGCAGGGTGTCGGAGGGATCGGGGGCGGGCGGCGCGGGTTCCGGGGCGGGGGATTCGGGTGCGGGCTCCGGGACGGGTGGCGCGGGCTGGTGCCGGGTGGGTTTCCTGCTGGCCAAAACCTCTCCTCAGTACCAGGTGTCGCGGCGGGACGGATCGCGGTCGTGCCCGTCGTCCGGCCGGGCGGGCAGATGTTCCCGGAAGTACTGCTGGACGACGGCGGCGAAGACGGTGTCCTGGGCCTTGCCCCGGCGGCAGCTGTCCGCCAGTGCCTGGAGCAGATACGGCGACGGCGTGCGGCCCGCCGCTTCCAGGACGTCCATCACCTCGCGCTGGCCGACCGACTCCCCCACCGTGCACAGCAGGAGGAGCCGGTACAGACGCACCGCCCGCCAGGGGCTCTGGGGCGCCATGCGGTCCACGGCCTCGGCGAGGAACCCGGTGCGGCGCAGTACGTCGAAGGGGTCGCGGCGTTCCCGTCCGGCGTCGCGGCGCCGGACGCAGTTCTCCAGCAGGGCGCGGGCCTGCTCCGGTGCGACCCGGCTGATCCGTTCGACCTCGCTGAGCAGGTCGGCCATCGCGAAGCGCTCCACCATCACCCTCATCAGGTCGTCCAGCGCCTTGCGGGAGACGCCGATCTGCTGGGCGGTGCGCAGCAGGGGCAGCACGTCGAAGCTGACGCGGCGGTGCGCGGCGCGCTCCATCCGTTCGTGCAGCACGCGCAGCACGACCTGGTCCTCGGGCGGCCGTACGGCGAGCTCGCGCACCAGGTCGGGGGCGCCGCCGTGGGCTCCCGCGTCGAGGCAGCGGTGCAGTGCCCAGGTGTGGATCTCGGGCCGCAGGTGCCGGTAGGGCCCTGCTTCGAGGGTGTCCGCCCGCCACAGGGCCACCAGGTGGGCCAGCTGGCCCTCGGTCAGCCGGTCCAGTTCCAGCTGCACCCTCGGCAGCGAGGTGGGGCTGCGCAGATACGCGTCCTCCTTCTGCGTCAGGTCGCCGCGCGGGGCGGCCTCCAGCAGACTCGTGACGTCGCTCATCAGCCCGGGGGCCACCTGGTGTCCCGCCGCCCAGTCGCGGATCTGCGCGGAGGTGCCCATCGGCTGCGCGGGCGCCAGCCGGGTCAGCGCGTCCGCGCCGCGGCGCCGCTGGAAGGCGACCAGCCGCGCGGCCTGGTCCCGCAGGGGCCCGCCGGGTCCCGGGGTGGCTTCGGCGTGGATGCGGCGCCGCGCCGACTGGAGAGTGCCGGCACCCTCACGTCGTACGAAGACGAACTGGGGCAGGTCCTTGGCCCCGTCGTTCTCCTCGCGGGTGGCGAAGCTCCAGCTGCCCGCGACGACCCGGCCCAGCAGCCCGGCCAGCACATGGATGACGACCTCGCCGTCGACGGGTGAGCCGAGCACGGTCAGGGGTGCTCCGGGCTCCTCCATCAGCGCCTCGGCGAGCCGGAGGAGGAACTCGTCGGGGAGGTCGGCGGCGGCCGTGTCGAGGGCGTCGAGGAGCCGCTTCTCCTCCAGGAGCAGTCGGCGGACCAGGTCCAGGGGGACCCGCTGCGGCGACTCCGAGGCGGACTCCTGCGGTGTGTTCCCGTCGAGGAGGGCGTCCTGGCGGACCTGCGGGGGCAGCCAGTCGTCCCAGTCGCTGCGGCACGCGGCGAGCGCGAGGGGGAGGTCGATGCCGGTGGCCGGGCCGGTCAGGACGTGGGTGAGGGTGGAGCCGGCGCGGCCGTGCGGGTCACGCACCGGGACCTTGCGCAGGACGGCCGCCTCGGGGCCGTAGCGCAGGTAGACGAAGCCGGGGGCGGTGTCACCGGGGTGCTCCTGGGTGGCCCACACCATGTTCTCTATACGGCTGTTCCAGCGCAGCAGCGCCTCCCGGTCGAGTGAGGTGGTGACCGGGCCGACGTCGCCGCGTCCGGTCAGGGAGCGCTCGGACCAGCGGTAGACGGTGATGTCGGCGCGCGGACCGCCGTGCGGGGGCGGGCTCATGTGCCGTGGCCCCCTCCGCGCAGCAGGGCGTCCGCGGCCGGTCCGGTCATGACGCCCTTCATCGCGAACAGTGCCAACAGCGGTCGCAGTACCCGGTGTTGGCGGAACAGCGTCTCGTCGAAGCGGCGCGCGACCGCCCGGTCGCCCTGTTCGCGGGGTCCGGTGCCGGT
Above is a window of Streptomyces sp. NBC_00490 DNA encoding:
- a CDS encoding YigZ family protein; the encoded protein is MPDEYRTVAHAGVHETEVNRSRFLCALAPAATEREAQDFIASVRKEHTDATHNCFAYVIGADAAIQKASDDGEPGGTAGVPMLQMLLRRDMRYAVAVVTRYYGGVKLGAGGLIRAYGGAVGEALDVLGTITRRRFRLATVTVDHQRAGKLENDLRSTGREVRDVRYAEAVTIEIGLPDADVPAFEAWLADVTAGTAGFELGGEAYGDA
- a CDS encoding DUF6210 family protein, coding for MTEPKRYVFLDPDGTGTGQGWMFVVVAAPTGVVYRTQGGGHGCVPYEQEGYPIPVFGRDLDHELKQIFVRELKGWGSRGLEWPHELLARLRKAVAVHLYGSADRDDTWPSPLVLDESRLAEADEAWVPVLTPDGPGFLAWENSDQPTRTHGRGPRVPRGPLAWSFQRHCRQRALTSPSEPAAGVPVMR
- a CDS encoding SixA phosphatase family protein, producing MIARAGAGPLRRLVVLRHAKSAWPEGVPDHRRPLAPRGRRDAPAAGRALVEADFLPDLALCSTAVRARQTWDLASAQWGTPPPVRHDERLYGADAAELLDVVHEVPAEVETLLLVGHNPGLEELVLGLAGDGLDDTLERVHVKFPTSAIAVLTWRGTGWEALLPGTALLTAVTVARGKKE
- a CDS encoding CoA-binding protein, with the protein product MYGDPATIRKILTESGDTWAIVGLSSNQRRAAYGVADVLQRYGKRIVPVHPKAETVHGEQGYPSLEAIPFDVDVVDVFVNSDLAGAVADEAVAKGAKAVWYQLGVIDEAAYERTRAAGLEMVMDRCPAIEIPRLG